One window of the Bacteroidota bacterium genome contains the following:
- a CDS encoding N-acetylglucosamine kinase yields the protein MILVADSGSTKADWVIVDKTASMQKFSSAGFNPYFHDHAYILKELHANSGLQTIASQIKEVYFFGAGCSSAERNFVIEKALMDFFENAKVFVDSDMIAAVRATCGSDAGIVGILGTGSNSCYFDGEMILPNNFGLGFIMADEGGGSYFGRKLIADYLYGLLPEHLNKKFADKYEMSKAIMLENVYNKPRPNVWLASFANFLTDNREDEFVKAFIKQGIEEFFRLYICSYKDFKNTPVHFVGTIAYYFDEVIRAVGKEKEVNVKKIIRHPINHLAEYYLEKME from the coding sequence ATGATTCTTGTTGCCGATAGTGGTTCAACGAAAGCCGATTGGGTAATAGTAGATAAAACAGCATCTATGCAGAAATTCAGTTCTGCAGGATTCAATCCTTATTTTCATGATCATGCATACATCCTGAAAGAACTTCATGCGAATTCAGGATTGCAAACCATAGCTTCTCAGATCAAAGAAGTTTATTTTTTCGGAGCAGGATGTTCATCAGCAGAAAGAAATTTCGTCATTGAAAAAGCCCTGATGGACTTTTTTGAAAATGCAAAAGTCTTCGTAGATTCAGATATGATTGCAGCTGTAAGAGCAACATGCGGAAGTGATGCCGGAATTGTTGGTATTCTGGGAACCGGAAGTAATTCATGTTACTTCGATGGTGAAATGATACTTCCGAATAATTTTGGTCTGGGATTTATCATGGCAGATGAAGGTGGTGGAAGTTATTTCGGAAGAAAACTTATTGCTGATTATCTGTATGGATTGTTACCTGAACATTTAAATAAAAAGTTCGCAGACAAATATGAAATGAGTAAAGCCATCATGCTTGAAAACGTTTATAATAAACCGCGTCCTAATGTATGGCTTGCATCGTTTGCGAATTTTCTGACTGATAACAGGGAGGATGAATTTGTAAAAGCATTCATTAAGCAAGGAATAGAGGAATTTTTCCGGTTATATATTTGCAGTTATAAGGATTTCAAAAATACGCCGGTTCATTTTGTCGGAACGATTGCATATTATTTTGATGAGGTCATCCGTGCTGTAGGTAAAGAGAAAGAAGTAAATGTGAAAAAAATTATCAGGCACCCGATTAATCATCTTGCAGAGTATTATCTGGAAAAGATGGAGTGA